In the genome of Armatimonas rosea, the window GGCATTGCCTTGAGCTCCGATGCTGATGAAGTGATGATCACTCCCCATATTGATGATCTCCACGCTCATACGGTAGTGCACCTTCATGGTGGCAAGACATCCCCCGACAGCGATGGCTGGACCGATAATGTCCACCATCTAGGTCAAACACAGGCGTGTGTCTATGAAAATGACATGCGCTCCACTCTTCTCTGGTACCACGATCATGCCATGGGAGTTACGCGCTTCAATGTCTTTTCGGGACTTGCTGGGTTCTACATTATCCGTGATGCCGATGACGACAAAGTCATGAGCGCCCTTCGCGCCTCGCATGGCCTCACGAAAAAGGCACGTTCGCCCAAAACGCCTCTCGAATTGCCACTGGTGATTCAGGATCGTAACTTTCTGACCAAAGCTAACGGAGACCTAACCGGCGAGCTTCTGCATATCGTCCAAGATCTTCCTCTCAACGCTGCGGGGGATAAAGGCCCAATGGAGTTCTTTGGCCCCTACACTCTCGTGAATGGAACCGTTTGGCCCCACGTCGACGTTCGGCCTGGCCCTTATCGGCTTCGCCTTCTGAACGGCTCAAACGCCCGGACGTATGCGCTTGCTCTGGTCGATCAGAATAATTCTCCTGTACCGAACGTGACTATGCAGCAGATTGGTACGGACGGGGGCCTTCTTGGTGCCCCCAGACCCGTTGAGCGGATTGTCATCGCACCTGCAGAGCGTGTGGATCTGATCATCGATTTTACCAGTGTCGCTGCCGGGACCAAGCTTCGTTTTCTGAATACCGCCCTCTCGCCCTTTGGTAATCAATATGTTCCTAAACCGGGGGATACCGCGCCCAGCGACCTACTGGTACTTCCCGAAGTGATGGAGTTCCGGGTGCAGGGCAAGAAGTGCCAGCGCCTCGATCTTCCCGCTCCGTTATCAAAGTTTAAGGCGCTGACTCACGGTGATTTACCCCACCATCATAATCACCGACTTGTTGCCTTAGTTGAAGATACCAACACCTTCGGAATGCTGACCTTTCTAGAGTTGGAAAAGGTAGGTCCAGCACAGACGCCGACTCCTGACGGAATGCTGAACCTACCTCTAGATATCCATCCTGACGACCCAGCAAATCCCCTTCCTTCAGTAG includes:
- a CDS encoding multicopper oxidase family protein translates to MQLTPYKDSLTVPKKLIIKRGKLKIAMVRTRLRLHSELPNTTALWTYEGSAPGPIIEVRRGQKLTVEWKNQLTGTIPLTAARSKQVPGDEDLWHSNVAGIALSSDADEVMITPHIDDLHAHTVVHLHGGKTSPDSDGWTDNVHHLGQTQACVYENDMRSTLLWYHDHAMGVTRFNVFSGLAGFYIIRDADDDKVMSALRASHGLTKKARSPKTPLELPLVIQDRNFLTKANGDLTGELLHIVQDLPLNAAGDKGPMEFFGPYTLVNGTVWPHVDVRPGPYRLRLLNGSNARTYALALVDQNNSPVPNVTMQQIGTDGGLLGAPRPVERIVIAPAERVDLIIDFTSVAAGTKLRFLNTALSPFGNQYVPKPGDTAPSDLLVLPEVMEFRVQGKKCQRLDLPAPLSKFKALTHGDLPHHHNHRLVALVEDTNTFGMLTFLELEKVGPAQTPTPDGMLNLPLDIHPDDPANPLPSVDYRITARMFRDGNPWMVAENATEVWNIINLTGDTHPFHIHLVQFQMLRRTGFDPQNFEYNDGKIANQGPIISKGTSQPLEIGWKDTVRVDPGELVSIAVPFEGFSGQYMYHCHILEHEDHEMMRPFVVMSEETMPFMPSHGHSSGHDHNH